The following are encoded in a window of Picosynechococcus sp. PCC 7002 genomic DNA:
- a CDS encoding HlyD family efflux transporter periplasmic adaptor subunit, which yields MTQTTSNSNFSEDAIRKATEQPDFDQPVVLRQSPTLSRTIIWVILGVTVSTVAWAAIAKIEQVVTATGQLQPQKTVQEIQSPINGVVKEVFVEDGDQVEAGELLLTFDSDAAAASQKSLSAIKQSLLQENQLYRAILSNTANIQALQQQLTRINLPSEVRALALNRLSLISETQVLRAQIGENNSPLSASQAARVSAAQRETQSRVMASQLELEQLQQRLAQTRSQLANARTQLTIDQQMLADIRDRNQQTLTQAKESLDIETKILNRVQNPELAGAIPALQIERQRQQVGDRQAQLIEQRSSGEIERKQQQQQIDNRRAEIDQLLREEQRLQLDIRQANAELTNAESSVERSQREQVDGAQQRLAAIDSELNKMIVENSKRLSEVESQLAQVNETLKYQGVTAPIAGTVFDLQAGPRFVPRAGQAEPLLKIVPDDALVAEVFVTNRDIGFVLERFQAKQKTTRPVSADIRIDSFPFSKFGDIEGEVISVGSDALPPDEIYPYYRFPVGISLEEQSLDGLPLQSGMSVSVNIKIQEKRSVLSLLTNLFNKRVDDFKQLR from the coding sequence ATGACCCAAACTACTTCTAACTCCAATTTTTCTGAAGATGCTATCCGCAAGGCAACCGAGCAACCTGACTTCGATCAGCCTGTGGTGTTGCGCCAATCTCCAACCCTCTCCCGCACTATTATCTGGGTGATCCTTGGGGTCACTGTTTCCACTGTCGCTTGGGCGGCGATCGCTAAAATTGAGCAAGTTGTCACTGCAACCGGTCAGCTGCAGCCCCAAAAAACCGTTCAGGAGATTCAATCGCCCATCAATGGTGTTGTTAAAGAAGTTTTTGTAGAAGATGGTGATCAGGTCGAAGCAGGCGAGTTGTTATTAACCTTTGATTCTGACGCCGCCGCCGCTAGTCAAAAATCTCTCTCAGCGATCAAGCAATCTTTACTCCAAGAAAATCAACTTTACCGTGCCATCCTCAGTAATACTGCCAATATCCAGGCTTTACAACAGCAGCTCACCCGCATAAATCTACCATCAGAGGTGAGGGCTTTGGCACTCAATCGTCTTAGTTTAATCAGTGAAACCCAAGTACTCCGGGCTCAGATTGGTGAAAATAACAGTCCTCTCAGTGCTAGCCAAGCGGCCCGGGTATCGGCGGCTCAACGGGAGACCCAATCACGTGTGATGGCATCCCAACTCGAATTAGAGCAATTACAGCAACGGTTAGCCCAAACGAGATCACAACTGGCTAATGCTCGAACACAACTCACCATCGATCAACAGATGCTTGCGGATATTCGCGATCGCAACCAACAGACCTTAACCCAAGCAAAAGAAAGCCTAGACATTGAAACTAAAATTTTAAATCGCGTGCAGAACCCTGAACTGGCCGGAGCTATCCCAGCTCTACAAATTGAGCGCCAAAGACAGCAAGTCGGCGATCGGCAAGCCCAACTGATTGAACAGCGTTCTAGTGGTGAAATTGAGCGTAAACAACAACAGCAGCAAATCGATAATCGCCGTGCCGAAATCGATCAACTCCTCAGGGAAGAACAACGGCTACAACTCGATATTCGTCAAGCCAATGCAGAGCTCACTAATGCCGAATCGTCTGTTGAGCGCTCCCAACGGGAGCAAGTGGATGGGGCTCAACAACGCCTAGCCGCCATTGATAGTGAACTCAACAAAATGATTGTTGAAAACAGCAAGCGTCTATCAGAAGTTGAGAGTCAACTGGCCCAAGTCAACGAAACCCTCAAATATCAAGGGGTGACAGCTCCCATTGCAGGAACTGTCTTTGATCTCCAGGCTGGCCCTCGTTTTGTTCCCCGTGCTGGTCAGGCTGAGCCACTGCTCAAAATTGTCCCCGATGATGCTCTGGTGGCTGAAGTATTTGTCACAAACCGTGATATCGGTTTTGTCCTGGAGCGTTTCCAAGCAAAACAAAAAACTACCCGGCCAGTTAGTGCTGATATTCGAATTGATTCATTTCCGTTCAGCAAATTTGGTGACATTGAAGGGGAGGTCATCAGTGTTGGTTCCGATGCCTTACCGCCTGATGAGATTTATCCTTACTACCGTTTCCCCGTGGGTATCTCTTTAGAGGAGCAAAGCCTGGATGGGCTGCCCTTACAATCCGGCATGTCTGTGAGCGTCAATATCAAAATTCAAGAAAAGCGCTCGGTATTGAGTTTGCTGACAAATCTATTTAACAAGCGCGTTGATGATTTCAAACAGCTACGGTAA
- a CDS encoding peptidylprolyl isomerase, producing MRIRIREQNLEQDDLIRLLVQYQLLPQLAREIILDQEITSLEEIEYNPEDIQIAIQQFVKKLQLKSESQLQIWLQNNDLQPEQLSAIATRPLKIEKLKQVRWGNNIEAYFMERKDQLDRMIYSLIRTQDAGIAQELYFRILDDATAFAPLAGQYSQGAEAQTGGLVGPVEMSTPHPQITAVLKNAQPGALKAPMKIGEWYVVLRLEEFLPAQLDELMRQRLINEQFEKWLKESVKNQLTIQYLE from the coding sequence ATGAGAATTCGAATTAGAGAGCAAAACCTGGAACAAGATGATTTAATTAGGTTACTTGTCCAATATCAATTATTGCCCCAGTTAGCTAGAGAAATCATTCTTGATCAAGAAATTACTAGCTTAGAGGAAATAGAATATAACCCCGAAGATATCCAGATTGCAATCCAACAGTTTGTAAAAAAATTACAACTAAAGTCAGAAAGTCAATTACAAATTTGGTTGCAGAATAATGATCTACAGCCAGAACAGTTATCGGCGATCGCAACTCGCCCCCTAAAAATTGAAAAGCTTAAACAAGTTAGGTGGGGAAATAATATAGAAGCTTATTTTATGGAACGAAAAGATCAGTTAGATCGAATGATTTATTCATTAATTCGCACCCAGGATGCTGGGATTGCCCAAGAACTGTACTTTCGAATTCTGGATGATGCGACAGCATTTGCTCCCCTTGCCGGACAATATTCCCAGGGAGCAGAGGCGCAAACAGGGGGATTGGTTGGTCCTGTGGAAATGAGTACGCCCCACCCCCAAATTACCGCAGTTTTGAAAAATGCCCAGCCTGGAGCGTTAAAAGCACCGATGAAGATTGGTGAGTGGTATGTGGTACTGCGCCTAGAAGAGTTTCTGCCAGCTCAATTAGATGAGTTAATGCGGCAACGACTCATAAATGAACAATTTGAAAAATGGTTAAAGGAATCCGTTAAAAATCAACTGACCATTCAATATTTAGAATAG
- a CDS encoding peptidase domain-containing ABC transporter: protein MKLLYLEFLSQTSPFNQLSSELLTQLNGKLTPFRYRMGQPILQRGKLLHQVSIVYQGQVRLLGYDPRNQAPMTLGLLQKGGVIGWVNAARGVACETAIASTEVICLTLTSQEFLALLNQSPELHQALSEHCSMVEAFDLLSDYYARQAKVNGNLKEIIHGASAQAEVYQLAAGSYDPTSPEVSSLELGKIWFFSGGGTLLGYGPGDRLRLEKLKTIEVKGIQPARLVGFPESAWTHLLEDLQPEPEPPPPVELLPDPFDNGQEPEEEIPYAPVEIVGLAPETPDETNPKTYPFIKAKTEKEGAIACFQMLAQYYKMRFKGDIIRRVVDEQFKRYDVLSLPNCGAIAELMGLNAQLVKIPTKTVTRLTVPLMVKWRDSLVVVYEVGDRQITVAMPNMGLVKRNPQDFIEGWGDENGLVEVVLLQKGKYTPEERFGLSWFIPAIKKYKWILIEVLVASFLVQLFALANPLIIQQIIDKVIVQQSGDTLQVYGALLLILAVFEAVLSSLRTYLFVDTTNRIDMSLGSEIIDHLFRLPLQYFEKRPVGEISTRVGELEQIRQFLTGTALTVVLDAIFSVVYIVVMFYYHGKLAAVALSVIPIFIVATLIFSPIIRRQLREKAEKNARSQSYLVEVMTGVQTVKAQNIELRSRWKWQEKYARYVSAGFNTVITSTASSSVSNFLNKLSGLLVLWYGTSLVLEGPDVLTLGQLIAFRIIAGYVTSPILRLTQLWQNFQETSISLERLADIVDHPQEGEEDRENIPMPLIKGAVTYENVSFRFKKHGALNLNNVNLYFPAGTFVAVVGQSGAGKSTLTKLLSRLYEPEAGRILIDGYDVNKVELYSLRRQVGVVPQETLLFEGTIQENIALTNPEAEPAEIEYAARVAAAHDFIMEALPNGYNTQVGERGAALSGGQKQRIAIARSVLQRPQILVLDEATSALDYLTEREVCNNLKRTFHDTTVFFITHRLDTIKDADVIVLMHEGCVAEQGTHDELMAMRGRYYSLYQQQSRSEA from the coding sequence ATGAAACTGCTTTATCTAGAATTTTTAAGTCAAACCTCACCTTTTAATCAGTTATCGTCGGAATTGCTGACACAGCTAAATGGAAAATTAACTCCGTTTCGCTATCGTATGGGACAACCGATTTTACAGCGGGGTAAATTGTTGCATCAGGTGTCGATTGTTTATCAGGGTCAAGTACGTTTACTGGGATATGATCCACGCAATCAAGCACCGATGACCCTGGGTTTGTTGCAGAAAGGGGGCGTAATTGGGTGGGTGAATGCGGCGCGGGGGGTTGCCTGTGAAACGGCGATCGCCTCCACGGAAGTGATTTGTTTGACTTTGACAAGCCAGGAATTTTTAGCGTTGCTTAATCAATCGCCGGAACTCCATCAAGCATTGAGCGAACACTGCTCGATGGTAGAAGCTTTTGATTTGCTCAGTGATTATTATGCGCGACAGGCCAAGGTCAATGGCAACCTCAAAGAGATTATCCATGGGGCATCGGCCCAAGCGGAAGTGTATCAGTTAGCAGCGGGCTCCTATGATCCGACCAGTCCGGAGGTGAGCTCTCTAGAATTAGGCAAGATATGGTTCTTTAGTGGTGGTGGGACTTTGCTTGGTTATGGGCCCGGCGATCGCCTCCGGTTAGAAAAGCTGAAAACTATTGAAGTGAAAGGGATTCAGCCCGCCCGTTTGGTGGGATTTCCCGAATCGGCATGGACACATTTACTCGAAGATTTACAGCCAGAGCCGGAACCGCCGCCGCCAGTGGAATTGTTGCCTGATCCCTTTGACAATGGACAAGAGCCAGAGGAAGAGATCCCCTACGCCCCCGTGGAGATTGTGGGCTTGGCACCGGAGACTCCGGACGAAACAAACCCCAAAACCTATCCATTCATCAAAGCAAAAACAGAAAAAGAAGGGGCGATCGCCTGCTTTCAGATGTTGGCGCAATACTACAAAATGCGCTTTAAGGGCGACATTATCCGCCGCGTTGTGGACGAACAATTCAAACGCTATGATGTTTTGTCGTTGCCCAACTGTGGGGCGATCGCCGAGCTGATGGGACTCAATGCCCAACTGGTGAAAATCCCGACCAAAACCGTTACCCGTCTCACTGTGCCCCTGATGGTGAAATGGCGCGACAGTTTAGTCGTGGTCTATGAAGTGGGCGATCGCCAAATTACCGTGGCAATGCCCAATATGGGCTTAGTCAAACGCAACCCCCAAGACTTTATAGAAGGATGGGGCGATGAAAATGGTTTAGTCGAAGTTGTATTACTGCAAAAAGGCAAATATACCCCCGAAGAACGATTTGGTCTTAGTTGGTTTATTCCCGCCATTAAAAAATATAAATGGATTTTAATTGAAGTTTTAGTGGCTTCTTTTTTAGTACAACTTTTTGCCCTAGCGAACCCCCTGATTATTCAGCAAATCATTGATAAAGTCATCGTTCAACAAAGTGGTGATACCCTACAAGTATATGGCGCATTGTTGTTGATTTTAGCTGTCTTTGAAGCAGTTCTAAGTAGTTTAAGAACCTATCTTTTTGTCGATACCACCAACCGTATTGATATGAGTTTAGGTTCCGAAATTATCGATCATCTGTTCCGTTTACCGCTGCAATACTTTGAAAAACGACCTGTCGGGGAAATTTCCACTAGAGTTGGGGAATTAGAGCAAATTAGACAATTTTTAACAGGCACAGCCTTAACAGTTGTTCTCGATGCTATTTTTTCCGTGGTCTATATTGTCGTGATGTTTTACTACCACGGCAAATTAGCGGCGGTTGCCCTCAGCGTGATCCCTATTTTTATTGTGGCGACCTTAATTTTTTCCCCGATCATTCGGCGGCAACTGCGGGAAAAAGCCGAGAAAAATGCCCGGAGTCAATCCTATTTAGTGGAGGTAATGACTGGGGTGCAGACGGTAAAAGCTCAAAACATCGAACTGCGATCGCGCTGGAAATGGCAAGAAAAATACGCCCGTTATGTGTCAGCAGGTTTTAACACGGTGATTACTTCAACGGCATCCAGTTCCGTGAGTAATTTTTTGAATAAATTGTCGGGGTTGTTGGTGCTGTGGTATGGGACATCGCTGGTATTAGAAGGGCCGGATGTGTTGACCCTCGGACAATTGATCGCCTTTCGGATTATTGCCGGATATGTGACTTCGCCGATTTTACGACTCACCCAACTTTGGCAGAATTTCCAAGAAACCTCCATCTCCCTTGAACGGTTAGCCGATATTGTCGATCATCCCCAAGAGGGCGAGGAAGACCGCGAGAATATTCCGATGCCGCTGATTAAAGGGGCAGTGACCTATGAAAATGTCAGTTTCCGCTTTAAAAAGCATGGGGCGTTAAACCTGAATAATGTGAATCTGTATTTTCCGGCGGGAACCTTTGTGGCGGTGGTGGGGCAGAGTGGTGCGGGAAAAAGTACCTTAACAAAATTGCTTTCGCGACTTTATGAACCGGAAGCGGGGCGAATTTTAATTGATGGCTACGATGTGAATAAGGTGGAGTTGTACTCGTTGCGGCGGCAGGTGGGGGTTGTGCCCCAAGAAACGCTGTTGTTTGAGGGAACCATTCAGGAAAATATTGCCCTGACAAATCCGGAGGCGGAACCAGCGGAAATTGAATACGCGGCACGGGTGGCAGCCGCCCACGATTTCATTATGGAAGCTCTGCCCAATGGCTATAACACGCAGGTGGGGGAACGGGGGGCGGCACTTTCTGGGGGACAGAAACAACGGATTGCGATCGCCCGCTCGGTGTTACAGCGTCCCCAAATTTTGGTGTTAGACGAAGCCACTAGCGCCCTCGATTATTTAACGGAGCGGGAGGTGTGCAATAACCTCAAGAGAACATTTCACGATACGACGGTATTTTTTATCACTCACCGCCTCGACACGATTAAGGATGCTGATGTGATTGTGTTGATGCACGAGGGCTGTGTGGCGGAACAGGGAACCCATGACGAGTTAATGGCAATGCGAGGGCGATATTACAGCCTTTATCAGCAGCAGTCCCGCAGTGAGGCTTAA
- a CDS encoding ExeM/NucH family extracellular endonuclease: protein MTATILSAGDIAIIGFNFDNPDEFAFVPLIDLGAGTEINFTDNGWQAAGTFRSNEGTFTWTALTDVDAGTIINPVVSGISFSASGDQIIAYQGDASSPTFIYALNSEGNPGVWQSDSTNSNTSALPTGLVNGETAVALDEIDNAIYTGITTGTKAELLAAISNKSNWSGNDSTRQILPANAFSVSSISDDDLPPLTLISTIQGNGDVSPLEGELVTIEAVVVGDFQDGDAGTNGDFNGFFVQEEDADADGDAATSEGLFIFDGNSPIVDVNVGDIVRVTGTVNEFFGETQLSGVTVEVINDSDNSNQVTPATLTFPVAETVTNSDGALIADLEAYEGMLVTIPQELTVSDLFTLGRFGDVGLYADGRLETYTQTNMPSVDGFQAYQDLGVRNTVILDDGSTAQNPAVIPFEIPSEPGDAAGQLDANDDLNVGDTVTGLTGVVRFSRGSGGSGDEIYRINPVDTVEFVNTNPRPTEAPDVGGSLKVASFNVLNFFTSLGDENLTSGPDGLDPRGADNQEEFDRQVAKLVSALAEIEADVFGLVELENEFGDVNGDGEFAIGFLADALNAVIPGANYQYVDPGTDYVGTDAIAVGFIYNANTVGIAEGTTVAVLSDSDLAGLGVDPGNPVFDGSGTSRNPIAVTFEELATGETFTAVNNHFKSKGSVSPFGNNAGTGDGTGNNNEARLQAAIAVNAWLDTDPTGSGDSDFLILGDLNAYGMEDPIQYLLDEGYVDTIEKFLPDGESIYSFGFPLDLETSPQVQAFGALDYALANESLASQVVDAAEWHINADEASAFDYNTNFKPQAQIDGLFGANPFRSSDHDPLIIGLDLSSEPEVFTLELLHAADQEAGAAAVQDIPNFSAVLNALRAQDLGNDGIVDNTLTLSSGDAFIPGLFFDASAAAFGSGGIADIQIQNELGFQAIALGNHEFDFGTETLASLIDGSAPGSILGEDFTGANFPYLSANLDFSTDANLAPLAVVGGQAPQANVVTSSTVIDVNGEDIGVVGATTPTLDRISNSGDVGIFPSDFDLNPTPAQLDALAAEIQAEVDALLAANPDMNKVVLLSHMQQLNIERALAERLVNVDIIVGGGSNTRLFDENDRPRAGDSNQGDYPEFIDNAGGTKTALVNTDGSYKYVGRLVIDFDADGNIIPESYDPTVSGAYATDAQGVADLNAENLVDPEIQEIVNAIEAQILATESNVFGISDVFLNGNRSGLDTPEETDGVRTQETNLGNLTADANLAIAKEFDSEVVVSIKNGGGIRASIGQVVVPAGGTEAVRLPNEAVFDSDGNVVKPEGGISQNDIQAALAFNNGLTLLTLTKAELVAVLEHGVSLIPGVAGQFPQISGVKFSYDPDLAEGDRIISAGIFDENDDLIAELVRDGEIVGDANQTFRIVTLNFLASGGDGYPFPTGDSVNRVDLTDLDGDGQDDNQLTGDATFAADGTEQDALAEYLLDNFSTPETAFAQEDVGRTLDERIQNLNFRDDSVLGESTNGQVIFRAINLISSIFQRVLGPFSNNVNLGNILFSDEEGVEDSFDIFNTNLRQRILGNRNNTTSLNNLDNQMWGRNNSDDVMNALGGDDSGYGQSDDDILRGDRGNGILNGGIGDDILTGGKGLGTFVLNSGGAGVNTITDFELGIDRIVLGNLSVNEVQLADTSINTMMSASPSDLLGIFTGVQLSGFESEVFA, encoded by the coding sequence GTGACGGCTACAATTTTGTCCGCAGGTGATATTGCTATCATCGGTTTTAATTTTGATAACCCTGACGAATTTGCTTTTGTCCCTTTAATTGATCTGGGAGCTGGCACAGAGATTAACTTTACTGATAACGGCTGGCAAGCGGCTGGTACATTCAGATCCAATGAAGGTACGTTTACCTGGACTGCACTCACAGATGTTGATGCTGGGACAATTATTAATCCTGTTGTTAGTGGTATTTCGTTCTCAGCTTCTGGTGACCAAATTATTGCTTACCAAGGAGATGCAAGCAGCCCTACGTTTATTTACGCTCTCAACAGCGAAGGTAATCCTGGTGTTTGGCAATCTGATTCTACTAACTCCAATACGTCTGCTCTACCTACAGGATTGGTCAATGGCGAAACTGCAGTTGCTTTAGACGAAATTGATAACGCCATTTACACAGGAATCACGACTGGAACCAAAGCAGAATTACTTGCAGCCATTAGCAATAAATCTAACTGGTCTGGAAATGACAGCACGAGACAAATACTGCCTGCAAATGCTTTTAGTGTAAGTAGTATTAGCGATGATGATCTTCCTCCCTTGACCCTGATCAGCACGATTCAAGGAAATGGTGACGTGAGTCCCCTGGAAGGCGAACTGGTCACCATTGAAGCCGTAGTGGTCGGCGATTTTCAAGATGGCGATGCGGGTACAAACGGTGATTTCAATGGCTTCTTTGTACAAGAAGAAGATGCTGACGCTGACGGGGATGCGGCTACTTCGGAAGGACTGTTTATCTTTGACGGCAACAGTCCGATTGTAGATGTGAACGTTGGTGATATTGTTCGCGTGACGGGTACAGTGAATGAGTTCTTCGGAGAAACTCAACTTTCAGGAGTGACAGTCGAAGTCATCAATGACAGTGACAATAGCAACCAGGTGACTCCAGCCACGTTGACATTTCCGGTCGCGGAGACAGTGACCAACAGTGACGGTGCCCTGATTGCGGATCTGGAAGCCTATGAAGGTATGTTGGTCACCATTCCTCAGGAATTGACCGTGTCCGACCTCTTTACACTGGGCCGTTTCGGCGATGTCGGCCTCTACGCCGATGGCCGATTAGAAACCTATACCCAGACTAATATGCCCAGCGTTGACGGTTTCCAAGCTTACCAAGACCTGGGTGTACGCAACACGGTGATTTTGGATGATGGCAGTACTGCTCAAAATCCGGCAGTGATTCCGTTCGAGATTCCCTCTGAACCAGGAGATGCGGCAGGACAACTGGATGCGAATGACGATTTGAATGTGGGCGACACAGTGACTGGTCTCACTGGGGTAGTGCGGTTTAGTCGCGGTTCCGGAGGCTCTGGTGACGAAATCTATCGCATCAATCCCGTTGATACCGTGGAGTTTGTTAACACTAACCCTCGTCCGACCGAAGCTCCAGATGTTGGCGGTAGCCTTAAGGTCGCATCCTTTAATGTCTTGAACTTCTTTACCTCACTGGGCGATGAAAACTTGACGTCTGGACCCGACGGCCTCGATCCCCGGGGTGCTGATAACCAGGAAGAGTTTGATCGTCAGGTGGCCAAGTTAGTCTCAGCGCTAGCGGAGATTGAAGCAGATGTCTTTGGTCTAGTCGAACTCGAAAACGAGTTTGGCGATGTCAATGGTGACGGTGAGTTTGCGATTGGCTTTCTAGCTGATGCCCTGAATGCAGTGATTCCGGGGGCGAACTATCAGTATGTGGATCCCGGTACGGACTATGTAGGAACAGATGCGATCGCGGTGGGTTTCATTTACAACGCAAATACGGTCGGCATTGCTGAAGGTACGACAGTCGCAGTTCTTTCTGATAGTGATCTCGCAGGGCTCGGTGTTGACCCAGGTAACCCCGTATTTGATGGCTCTGGCACTAGCCGGAATCCTATCGCTGTCACTTTTGAAGAGTTAGCGACCGGGGAAACCTTCACGGCAGTCAACAACCACTTTAAGTCCAAAGGCTCAGTAAGTCCCTTTGGGAATAATGCCGGGACGGGTGACGGCACTGGCAACAATAATGAGGCCCGTCTGCAAGCAGCGATCGCAGTAAATGCTTGGTTAGATACTGATCCCACCGGTTCCGGTGACAGCGACTTCCTGATTCTGGGTGACCTCAACGCCTATGGAATGGAAGATCCCATCCAATATCTGCTAGATGAAGGTTATGTGGATACGATTGAAAAATTCCTTCCTGACGGTGAAAGCATCTACTCCTTTGGTTTCCCACTAGATTTGGAAACGAGTCCCCAAGTTCAAGCGTTTGGTGCCTTGGATTATGCATTGGCGAATGAATCTCTTGCATCTCAGGTCGTGGATGCCGCCGAATGGCACATCAACGCCGATGAAGCTTCTGCATTTGATTACAACACCAACTTCAAGCCTCAGGCGCAAATTGATGGGCTGTTTGGAGCAAATCCATTTCGCTCTTCTGACCACGATCCATTAATCATCGGCCTGGATCTGTCATCAGAGCCTGAAGTTTTCACCCTAGAGTTGCTCCATGCGGCTGATCAGGAGGCTGGCGCCGCTGCAGTTCAGGATATTCCCAACTTCTCCGCCGTCTTGAATGCGCTCCGTGCTCAAGACCTGGGTAATGACGGCATTGTCGATAACACCTTAACGTTGTCCTCCGGTGATGCATTCATTCCTGGCTTGTTCTTTGATGCTTCTGCAGCTGCTTTTGGTTCTGGGGGTATTGCTGATATCCAAATCCAAAATGAATTGGGTTTCCAGGCGATCGCCCTCGGTAACCATGAATTCGACTTCGGTACCGAAACCCTAGCTAGCTTAATTGACGGCTCTGCTCCGGGAAGCATCTTGGGTGAAGATTTCACTGGGGCTAACTTCCCCTATCTATCCGCTAACTTAGACTTCTCCACCGATGCAAATTTGGCTCCTTTAGCTGTTGTAGGTGGTCAGGCTCCTCAAGCCAACGTTGTTACTTCTTCCACAGTGATTGATGTCAATGGTGAGGATATTGGTGTCGTGGGTGCGACCACACCAACCCTGGACAGAATCTCGAACTCTGGTGATGTGGGCATTTTCCCATCTGATTTTGACTTAAATCCTACTCCAGCACAGTTGGATGCTTTGGCCGCAGAAATTCAGGCTGAGGTTGATGCTTTGTTGGCTGCAAATCCCGACATGAACAAGGTTGTACTGTTGTCTCATATGCAACAGCTCAACATTGAGCGTGCTTTGGCAGAGCGGTTGGTTAACGTTGATATCATCGTTGGCGGCGGTTCCAATACTCGCCTGTTTGATGAGAACGATCGTCCTCGTGCAGGGGATAGTAATCAAGGTGACTATCCTGAGTTTATCGACAACGCAGGTGGAACCAAGACTGCACTGGTCAACACAGATGGTAGTTACAAATATGTGGGCCGCTTGGTGATTGACTTTGATGCTGACGGTAACATTATTCCTGAAAGCTACGACCCAACAGTATCTGGGGCTTATGCGACCGATGCTCAAGGTGTAGCCGACCTCAACGCTGAGAATCTGGTTGACCCTGAGATTCAAGAAATTGTGAACGCGATCGAAGCTCAAATTCTTGCTACTGAAAGCAATGTTTTCGGTATCTCTGATGTCTTCCTCAACGGCAATCGCTCTGGTCTTGACACGCCTGAAGAAACGGACGGGGTGCGGACACAGGAAACCAACCTGGGTAACTTGACTGCTGATGCAAACTTGGCGATCGCCAAAGAATTCGATTCCGAAGTAGTTGTATCCATCAAAAATGGTGGCGGTATCCGCGCTTCCATTGGGCAAGTTGTTGTCCCTGCTGGCGGTACTGAAGCCGTTCGTTTGCCTAACGAAGCAGTGTTTGACAGTGACGGTAACGTTGTTAAGCCTGAAGGTGGCATTAGCCAGAACGACATCCAAGCGGCTCTGGCCTTTAACAATGGCTTGACCTTGCTAACCCTGACAAAAGCTGAATTAGTGGCGGTGCTTGAGCATGGTGTAAGTCTCATTCCTGGTGTTGCTGGTCAATTCCCTCAAATCTCTGGCGTTAAGTTTTCCTATGACCCAGACCTGGCTGAAGGCGATCGCATCATTAGTGCTGGCATCTTTGATGAAAACGATGACCTTATCGCTGAACTGGTGCGCGATGGCGAAATTGTAGGCGATGCTAATCAGACCTTCCGTATTGTCACCCTCAACTTTTTAGCAAGTGGTGGTGATGGCTATCCATTTCCCACAGGTGACTCAGTCAACCGAGTTGATCTCACTGACCTTGATGGCGATGGTCAAGACGACAATCAGCTAACCGGGGATGCCACCTTCGCAGCAGATGGAACTGAACAGGATGCTCTAGCTGAGTATTTACTAGATAACTTCAGTACTCCAGAAACAGCATTTGCTCAAGAGGATGTAGGCCGTACTCTGGATGAACGTATCCAAAACCTCAACTTCCGTGATGATAGTGTACTTGGTGAATCTACTAATGGCCAGGTTATCTTTAGAGCGATAAATTTAATTTCCTCTATTTTTCAAAGAGTTTTGGGGCCATTTAGCAACAATGTGAATCTGGGTAACATCCTCTTCAGTGATGAAGAAGGTGTTGAAGATAGCTTTGATATCTTCAACACAAATTTACGGCAGCGTATCCTGGGGAATCGCAACAACACCACTTCCTTAAATAACCTGGATAACCAGATGTGGGGCCGCAATAACTCGGATGATGTGATGAACGCCTTGGGCGGTGACGATTCCGGGTACGGCCAGAGTGATGATGACATCCTGCGCGGCGATCGCGGCAACGGCATCCTGAATGGTGGCATAGGTGATGACATTCTCACGGGTGGCAAGGGTCTAGGAACCTTTGTCCTCAACTCCGGCGGGGCAGGCGTTAATACCATCACTGACTTTGAACTCGGCATTGACCGTATTGTCTTAGGCAACTTAAGCGTTAACGAGGTTCAGTTGGCTGACACATCTATTAACACTATGATGTCGGCTAGTCCCAGTGATCTACTAGGCATCTTTACCGGTGTACAGCTCAGTGGTTTTGAAAGCGAGGTTTTTGCATAA
- a CDS encoding recombinase family protein, with protein sequence MATIGTTTPAGKLVFGIFGIFASLAEFERDLIREGTIADLAAARARGRKGGRKFELSKAQVRLAQGAMAQRDTIVAALCQELSIARTTLYRYVSPKSVLRDNGLRVLNS encoded by the coding sequence ATGGCGACTATTGGTACGACAACTCCTGCGGGAAAATTGGTCTTTGGCATCTTTGGCATCTTTGCATCGTTGGCTGAGTTTGAGCGGGATTTGATTCGAGAAGGTACCATTGCGGATTTGGCGGCAGCTCGCGCTCGAGGACGCAAAGGCGGACGCAAGTTTGAACTTTCCAAGGCTCAGGTACGTTTGGCTCAAGGGGCTATGGCACAGCGAGATACGATCGTTGCGGCTTTATGTCAGGAGTTGAGTATCGCTCGAACAACTCTCTATCGCTATGTTTCACCTAAAAGTGTACTCAGAGATAATGGGTTGCGAGTTCTTAACTCTTAA